A single region of the Brachypodium distachyon strain Bd21 chromosome 3, Brachypodium_distachyon_v3.0, whole genome shotgun sequence genome encodes:
- the LOC100823595 gene encoding uncharacterized protein LOC100823595, with protein sequence MKASIKFRDDDLPLMRAKVPIGVLGLPFQTGLSAGGDPRELRFDLSTAFSSGPALRLSYRPNDPAVPFALSVRAGVGALGSPARAPFSLAAEFNLLSASSSGSPAFFLLLKPRLGDFSLSHTLRSSSIPPPRTVGEASDSDGLGPRAALEYKAFSSSGNGFAADVAAAGRSGAGGLLSGMRLATSSALPLWGRAAMRFSWGIRAPPGLLAVDGRSKDARSPVSRMPLLVINKICIEQSPRTDTDTGKEDKKKSSRAEASPPAATDASEGDGEGFSLMRRQLEAMSAESGMLRRAVEDLRAEVGRGRAGGEARRAAQPHHALSVKSDRRGSGKELTAAEKAAIPASDEVGGELKRALEARLR encoded by the coding sequence ATGAAGGCGTCGATCAAGTTCCGCGACGACGACCTGCCGCTCATGCGGGCCAAGGTGCCCATCGGCGTGCTCGGGCTGCCCTTCCAGACCGGCctctccgccggcggcgacccgCGGGAGCTCCGCTTCGACCTCTCCACCGCCTTCTCATCCGGCCCGGCACTCCGCCTCTCGTACCGCCCCAACGACCCTGCCGTCCCCTTCGCGCTCTCCGtccgcgccggcgtcggcgccctCGGCTcccccgcccgcgcgcccttctccctcgccgcGGAATTCAACCTCCTCTCGGCCAGCAGCTCCGGATCccccgccttcttcctcctcctcaagcCCCGTCTCGGCGACTTCTCGCTCTCCCACACCCTCCGCTCAAGCTCAATCCCTCCTCCCCGCACTGTCGGGGAGGCCTCCGACAGCGATGGGCTAGGGCCACGGGCCGCGCTGGAGTACAAGGCGTTCTCGTCGAGCGGGAACGGGTTCGCGGCGGAtgtcgcggcggcggggaggagcggcgccggcgggctgCTGTCCGGGATGCGGCTGGCCACGAGCAGCGCGCTCCCGCTCTGGGGCAGGGCGGCCATGCGGTTCAGCTGGGGcatccgcgcgccgccggggCTTCTCGCGGTCGACGGCCGCTCCAAGGACGCCCGCTCGCCCGTCAGCAGGATGCCGCTGCTGGTCATCAACAAGATCTGCATCGAGCAGTCGCCACGGACCGACACCGACACGGGCAAGGAAGACAAGAAGAAGAGTAGCAGAGCAGAGGcctcgcctcccgccgccacgGACGCGTCggagggcgacggcgaggggtTCTCGCTGATGAggcggcagctggaggcgATGAGCGCGGAGAGCGGGATGCTCCGCCGCGCCGTGGAGGACCTGCGCGCCGAGGTTGGGCGCGGCAGGGCCGGGGGCGAGGCCAGGAGGGCGGCGCAGCCGCATCACGCGCTCTCCGTGAAGTCGGATCGCCGGGGCAGTGGGAAGGAGCTGACAGCGGCGGAGAAAGCGGCGATTCCTGCGTCGGATGAGGTGGGCGGGGAGCTGAAGAGGGCGTTGGAGGCGCGCCTGAGATGA
- the LOC104583732 gene encoding putative pentatricopeptide repeat-containing protein At3g05240 — translation MANRATTWSTASPAHLCNALIRRAADHRSLLLAFRAMLRAGVAPDHFTFPFALKALAQAQPRGAATPRARAAALWCLHAQLAKSGHGADVYVASSLVHAYAAAADAASARAVFDAARHRNVVTWTAMIAGHAAAGEAREAVALFREAVASGREVNAVTVAQVMAACAQCGDMESGRWVHDTLRRWGVEPVMLDVALATAVLDMYARCGGLDVAFEVFDAMPHRNEVSWNAMVEVYSRHGRTDKVLEVFAGMHSAGMKPDKVTWLSILRACTSKGDTSLGQGVHAYMEKTNCCRHVAVCTSLMDMYSKTGSAQSALQVFRCLKGKDLMAWTSMITGLAKHGHGSDAVQLFNQMESGGVVPDHVAFVGVLTACNHAGMVDEGRKYFDSMFNIYGISPRIKHYGCMIDLLSRAGHLCEVEGMMQLMPIQPSVTMWGSMMNGCKIHGRADVAERIGKEVAELNPQLSAAYVVMSNIYAEFGRWHAVEQTRRLMWKTGLKKNIGSSGTEVHMLCS, via the coding sequence ATGGCGAACCGCGCCACCACCTGGTCCACAGCATCCCCGGCCCACCTCTGCAACGCTCTcatccgccgcgccgccgaccaccGCAGTCTCCTGCTCGCCTTCCGCGCCATGTTGCGCGCGGGGGTCGCGCCGGACCACTTCACCTTCCCGTTCGCACTCAAGGCGCTCGCCCAGGCACAACCCCGTGGCGCGGCGACCCCGCGCGCAAGGGCCGCCGCCCTTTGGTGCCTCCACGCGCAGCTCGCCAAGTCCGGCCACGGCGCCGACGTCTACGTCGCCTCCTCGCTCGTCCACGCCtacgcggccgccgccgacgccgcctccgcgcggGCGGTGTTCGACGCCGCGCGCCACCGCAACGTAGTCACCTGGACGGCGATGATCGCGGGGCACGCCGCGGCCggggaggcgagggaggcagTCGCGCTGTTCAGGGAGGCCGTGGCCAGCGGGCGGGAGGTCAATGCCGTCACGGTCGCGCAGGTTATGGCCGCGTGCGCCCAGTGCGGTGACATGGAGAGCGGGAGGTGGGTGCACGACACGCTCCGGCGCTGGGGCGTCGAGCCCGTCATGCTCGATGTTGCTCTTGCCACGGCGGTGCTCGACATGTATGCAAGATGTGGTGGTCTCGATGTTGCATTCGAGGTGTTTGACGCAATGCCTCATAGAAACGAGGTGTCCTGGAATGCAATGGTTGAGGTCTACAGTCGTCATGGAAGGACGGATAAGGTTCTAGAAGTGTTTGCAGGTATGCATTCTGCTGGGATGAAGCCTGATAAGGTGACATGGCTGAGCATACTGCGTGCTTGTACATCCAAGGGAGATACGTCCTTGGGCCAAGGGGTTCACGCATACATGGAAAAGACTAATTGCTGTCGACACGTTGCAGTATGCACATCTCTCATGGATATGTATTCAAAAACAGGAAGTGCACAGAGCGCGCTCCAGGTATTTCGTTGTCTCAAAGGAAAGGATTTGATGGCATGGACAAGCATGATCACCGGCTTGGCgaagcatggccatggcaGTGACGCAGTGCAGCTCTTCAATCAGATGGAGAGTGGTGGTGTTGTTCCAGACCATGTCGCATTTGTAGGCGTACTAACTGCTTGCAATCATGCAGGAATGGTGGATGAGGGCAGAAAGTATTTCGACTCCATGTTCAACATTTACGGCATCAGCCCAAGGATCAAACACTATGGCTGCATGATTGATCTCTTGAGCCGTGCAGGTCACTTGTGTGAGGTTGAGGGGATGATGCAGCTGATGCCTATTCAGCCCAGTGTTACAATGTGGGGAAGTATGATGAACGGCTGCAAGATACATGGTAGGGCTGATGTAGCTGAGAGGATAGGAAAGGAGGTTGCTGAACTTAATCCTCAGTTAAGTGCTGCATATGTGGTCATGTCCAACATATATGCAGAGTTTGGTAGGTGGCATGCGGTCGAGCAAACTAGGAGGTTGATGTGGAAGACGGGATTGAAGAAAAATATAGGCTCAAGTGGCACGGAAGTGCACATGTTATGCTCCTGA